The Xiphophorus hellerii strain 12219 chromosome 6, Xiphophorus_hellerii-4.1, whole genome shotgun sequence genomic interval ACAGCCCAAACCTGGTGGTACAAGCAATGGGTACCTAATAAACTGGCCAGGGACTGCATATCTAATATATAATCAGTAAATGATTATATATTTACTGTTTTGTGATAAGTAGAAGGAAACTTATAATTTGTCTTTGCAGACAAATGATAACAAAGGCAAATGATAGTGTTATCACTTGTCTTTTTGGACAAATGATAACACTACAGTGTGAGACCTGGAAATGTTGAAGGTTGAATAAGGTTGAGGAATGCATGAACTTGTCAGAGCGCATGGTGATTACCGTACTATGAATGTGAGAACATTATGACGGGTAAAAACAAGTCTGAGCATCTGAAATCTTGTTTCATTCGAGAGGCAACGTCTGGTTGCAGTGGAAGTtgccagacaaaaaaaaaaaaaaaaaatgggtttgacaaaaatggaaaaaacagatTCTTGTTACAAAACCCACCCAAAGTCCAAAGTatactgaattgaattgaattggaaATACAGGAACATAATGGGAATACTGCAAAGAAGCAGTAGACACATGTATGCTGATTAATGAATCATTGCTGTAGTTGTGTAAAAACTAAGATCAGGTAtttcttgtgatttttaaaactgattgaAGAATGTGTTTTATCATACAGGACACTGTGCTTCACTCACATCTCACATGTCTCTATTCTCCATTACTGGACCTGGACCTGCCGCTTTAAAATCCAAAAGGGCTGAGGCGCAGGCGAGTCCAGGCGCAGCCTCTTCAGCTCCCGTGTGTCTGTGTCAGAGAACTGGCTTCACATCATATTACTGCTCTTCTTCAGTACCTCAGggcttgtttctttttgttttaagctaCAGAACATCCAGTACACAGAACAGTACACATGACACAACTCTTCATTTTAGTAAGACCTCATTTAATACAAATGTTTATCTGTAGATAGGACATAGTTTAGGAGTAAAATAACGAATTATGTGCTCTTTGGGAAAACCTCAAACTaaaattcagaatatttttttcagaaatattctggaaaaaaaacaaaaaacaaccccaaTGACAAATAGAGGAGACAGTTAACTTGCAGATATAAAACAGATCACAAAATATTCATACCAGTAAAACTTACTTTACTACATTACATCCCCAGATTTCAATTCGTTTTATGGGATAGACCAGTATAACAGCAAAGAGGCCCTGAGCAGAATAGTTTAGGTTGAGGTGTGGTATTATTTAAAGGTCCTTTCGAAGTTAAGATCCAAATTAGCTGACAGTCTGTAGCAAGACCTGAAGATTGACATTCACAGACACTCTCTACCAAATCTGACCAAGCCTGAGCTTATTATTGTGGTGTTGCTGGTTCAGTTTTTGTCAgtgaattaatattttctttcttcctgtaCTAGATTGGAACACCTTTTCCTTTCCTAGATCATGAGTGGACATCAGTGGATTAATACTGAGCCTGTATATCTGGCTGCCCATTTGACCATTGACCCTAAGATACCTAAAAACAAGGTAATACagccacttttttcacttctctctAAAACAAATACACATGTTTTGATCAGGGATCTAGTCATTGAGAGCTACTGTTCTGTAACTATTAGATGCATCCCTTCTCCACCACACCTGAAAGGCTCATTACCAGCCCCCTGCAGAGCTGGATTGCTGCTGATGAAGGAATGTAgctatttgattcaggtgtgtcgGTGCAGAGATGCATCTAGAAGTTGCAAGATAATAAACTGAAGACAGGACCTTAGCACACTTGGAATAGATCTTTATTTTGACAATGgcaccacaacaacaacaacaacaacaataatagtAAAGATAATAATTATAACCACAATAAAACTCTCCCTGAAAATTAGGTTTATtggcaaaactgaaaaatataatcAGGGTGTTTGCAACAAGAAAATTGTACAAGAGCAATTGAAGTAGTTCAACTAATTTGACCCAAATTCAGTACTGGATCCTAATTTCAATGTCACCAGTAGTGtcaagattattattattgttattattgttgttgttgttattgcaCTACTTAAACAGGAAAAACCCATcaagatttaaattttaattaatttatttaaaatgatgacTCTAACGAAAAAATCACAAGAGACATTACACTCATGCAACATCAGTAATcatcaaatataaatgaaaaggaaaaaaaaatccaataacatATTCAACAGTGCAGTCAAACAATTTAGCAGTCAAATCATTTGCATTCAGCTTTTTGACTATTTAAAATGCTTAGTATCTTTAGTAAATAATTATGAATTTGGCTATTTAATACATTTGTTTATGCTCATTCAGTGAAACAAGCTCCTCAGATGGGGCTAATTCTGAAGCTGTATTTCTCAGCCCTGAGAATATGAAGGAAACTGAGACATTTACTCATAAAGAGGTTCATCAGGAACCAGCTGGTGTCTGCAAGTCACATTTGCAGACATATATAGCAGTTAAAAGAACTGAAGATACCCTCATATAGAAATCAAAAATTTAGAGTAGTCatataaagattaattttctGTTGAATTTAGAGAAACTACTTGTAATGTTAGTTGCGCTAgactatttaatttttcttttgttcattgAAAACAGCTGCAAGTTGGTACATAAAAACCCCCCCCCTGAGGTTATAGAATTGTAGGTGCAACAGTTTGTGAGTTAGATATGAAGCATTTAAGGTGTGGCGAAGGACAGGAGGGAGGAGCAGaacctttaacaacatttaacTCTCATCCGGTGTCTCTTGTATTGCATTCTGCACCTTCTTCCCCAAAGACTCACCTTTTTGCCTCTTCAGGGAAGATTTACACGCTAATGGAGGGCTGCACCACCAGAGGACTGTGGTTGTTCATCTTGTTACTAGGATGTAGGCGACTCTCTGCATTCAATTTGGACACAGAAAATGTCCTGCAGAGAAATGGAGACCCGGGGAGCCTGTTCGGCTTTTCTCTCGCAATGCACCAACAACTTAGACCAGAGGACAAGAGAATGTAAGAACCAAAGTATGAGTTTagataaaatgtatatttggaAATTAATTGATTTTGCATTGttcaagtctaagtctaagtcttaGGTTTTTGCACCAACTGTGTTTGCTTGTGTCACTTTCTTTCCAGGTTACTAATTTTTAGACTTGCAGTTTTGctcacttctttctttttaggTTGTCTTCAGGTGAGACCAgaagaaaatttttatttttcatgccaCATGAAGGCAGCTTGCAATCATGTTAGTAGTGTGcttgaaaagctgaaataaactgGGGGTTAGAGCCCAGAAGTGGGCCAGGAAACACCAATTAGGAGTTCTTTAGCTCTCAGCACCTTAGATAAATTTGAAATGGTTTGCTGACGACAAAAATTGTGGACTTAATTCATAATCAGGTAGTTTACAAATTGTCTTTTTACTATGCTGTCATTTAGTTGGTTTGATGGAATGGTTGCATACATTAATACATGCATACATTTAGGGTAACCATAGGGTTATGGATCTCTGCCATTGCTGACTTGTAGGTAAAGAGTTTGATGaagattgaatttttttctcttaaattgaTAATGtagtaaagttttaaatttgcaCCTCTGACGCAGAGCAGTTGTGATAGGGCAAGTAACTTCTTGAGTGACAACTTCCTTTCCTTTGTTTTGCTGAAAGGTGGTACTGCTTACTGTTGTGTACTTATTTGCATTTGATTAACAAAAACCTGAAGATTATTAAAGTGTTCCTGGAGTCTTTCATTGGCAATAAGATAAACACTAGCAAAGCTTTGAGGTATTAACCTTTGCCACTTGGGAGAGCACTAGAGGTCAGCGTGCTGCTTGATGCTCGCTTAGCTTGAGGCAAAAGAAGAGGCAGGTAATTAATTTGTCCTCGGAGTTCTCTAAGGTATTTTTGCACCAACATGTATACTGACATGTTTGGATGATACAGCTGGGTGTGCACAGTGAGTCACAACACTGTTTTTCATTCTATTCATGCCAACCTTTAGTCAGACTTGCGCGTTCCAGAGACTTTATGTCCTGAAGGGATGAATTTTCTTGTACCGACAGGAGTGGGTGGGGACCCATGAATGTCTGCTTGTGTTTTGGTCTCACATCTGCAAGATGAGGTTGTCTCCATGAGGATGTGGAAGAGAGGTTCAACTTGAAAAGGTGTTCATAGTGgaaataaatgtaagttttaGAGATGTAGGAGGGGAAGTGTGTGAGGATATGAATGTCAGtgctgctgctgaaaaaaaaaaaaagtaatttggaaaaaatgggAAGAGGAGCAACTAAAGTAAACCACAAAAACCAACAGCCAGTGCAAAAGTGATTCACTAATTTACTGGGAGAAACTCTTAACATTTTATACTAAAGTTAGTTGCACATTCACTAACTTGTGCAAGTGAATATAATAGGTATATCTGAGAGAGAAATTGAATGTACAACATCTGTCCTAATCaggatttctttttgttctttcattctGACCAGGCATTTAACAACATGCATTGATTAATACCGAGTCCCAGTCCCAGTTCTTCATTAAAGTTCATAAAGCCACTGCCAAGAATTTTCATTATTCTTGGGATTGTAGTTTTGTGtgaacatttattgttttgtttttctctctaaGTCACTGCtatgttattttagttttagttagaTTTGGTTTTTAGTTAGTATTTTATTCTGATAGTCTTGTTCAGTGCATTCGCAGTTACACCGTGTTCACCGTGATAtacctgttgtgttttttgtttcagctcATTAACTACTACTTTCCAGATGCTTCAGTCTTTTCCATTATTCCtcatatatttaatatatttaatactTCATATCTTTTTGTCCAAGCTGGAGCTTGCAATATGCTGACCCAACTTTAGCTGGGTCAGCAGTCAGCTGACCCAGCTAAAGTTCTAGCATCTCTAGTTGGTTTTCCAGATGTGCCTTTTTGGTTCTGATTAAGTctcatttattctgttttcattcatttgtttctgCATTCCCAGTTTTTGGAtaattttaccttttaaatgaaagttaaaATTCTCAAGGATTCTGCCTGGACTCTACAGAGGTTCAGTTTTTAGCACTGTTGACTCTTTGTGGTGAAAGACCGAGTTATCATGTTTGAGAAGATGCCCAGAATTGTATTTGTAATCAGTATCATTACTATAGAATTGCATTTAGTTGTAACTACCAGGAGCTGTGGGGGGTGAGGGGTGGGTGGACAAATTGATATAGCCATGGTTATGTGTAAGTTTGGCTCCTGTGTTAAGAAGAAATTCAGAATAATTGTTTTCTCCTCTATTAATGGTGAGATATATTCtgttcaatgttttatttttaatgcaaatactATTTTTTCAAGGGATTTCTCTGAATGTGTAGAGCATCATTTCCTGTCCAATTTTCTAGAGGTCTGCTATACTCCTTCTGTTTCAGCGCATGTGATGCCccttttttaataaacatccAACTGCTGGTTCGTTCTGCTGCAGTAGAGAGAGACTTGATTGCTGGCAAAAGGCAACTCTTCActctgattatttattttggtagATGAATCAGGAAATGTTTAGTCTGATTCATTATCAGAGGGTGACATTTAAAAAGGTCAAACCATGGCTGTTGCATGGGTAAATCTAATTTGCTAAACTGGACTTGGTCCTTCTGTTGGGAGCAAAAGAACCAAAAAATGCCCTCAGAAAAGTTCCCTAGATGGTGGCAATGTtatcacaaaagaaaaagacaccTTAAGATTTTGTTGATGCTATGTGAAAGAATTGCCTTGATATGCATGTGCTTCTGTTGCAGACTGCTGGTTGGAGCGCCACAAGCCAAAGCGCTGAATAATCAGAAATCTAAGGTGACAGGAGGACTTTACAAGTGTGAAATCAGCCCCAAACCCAGTGATTGCCAAAGAATTATGTTTGATAATGATGGTAAGTTATATTCTGActgacttttctgtttttccggTTTCAAcctttttatccatccatccatccatccatccatccatccatccatccatccatccatccatccatccatccatccatccatccatccatccatacatacatacatacatacatacatacatacatacatacatacatacatacatacatacatacatacatacatacatacatacatacatacatacatacatacatacagtacagaccaaaagtttggacacaccttctaattcaatgggttttctttattttcatgactatttataaggcaataaatcccacttattaacctgacagggcacagctatgaagtgaaaaccatttcaggtgactacctcttgaagctcatcaagaaaatgcagagtgtgtgcaaagcagtaatcacagcaaaaggttgctactttgaagaaactagaatataaggggtattttcagttgttttacacttttttgtttagtgcatatttccacatgtgatattcatagttttgatgccttcagtgtgaatttacaatgtcaatagtcatgaaaataaaggaaactcattgaattaaaaggtgtgtccaaacttttggtctgtactgtatatgtaaacaaaaaatacaaaatctcagttttattgtgttgtttatcTTTTGACTTTTGTCTGTTCTTTCATAGAAAATTTGTCAAtcgaaaagaaagaaaatcagtggATGGGGGTGTCGGTCAGCAGTCAAGGGCCAGGAGGCAAAATTTTAGTGAGAATACCGTTCCAAAAagacatttagattttttttccaaacatttatgTTCAAGGTATCAGTCAGAATCTCTTGGTCATTATGTCCTTCTCTCTCCATGGCAGACATGTGCCCATCGGTACCAGGAATTGAAATCTCAAACCCGAAACATCCTCGGCCGCTGCTATGTGCTAAGCCAAGACGTAACTCTTAAAAAATCAATGGAAGATGGAGTGGAAGATGGAGGCAACTGGCATTTTTGTAAAGGTCGGAACCCGGGCCATCAGCTGTTTGGTTCCTGCCAGCAGGGCGTCTCTGTTGCATTCGACATGGAACACCGCTATTTCATCTTTGGAGCTCCAGGAGCTTATGACTGGAAAGGTATCGTTTTTAGGTTAAACTTGCCACAGGCTACAAGACgttgaaacagtttttaaacagtgcttttagttagtttttaaaTACCAACTGAAAgctcttttgtctttattgtGCTTCTTATGCTTGCTTTTATTCTTTGTAtaactttgctttttgttgtacAGAGTGCTGTGATTTTATATCTGTGAAAATGACTTATTTACctacatactgtacatacttACTTTAGGCACCAGGACAGTTGAACagataggattttttttcactataatttatgttttggagtaattatatatttttgaaaatcgATTAATTATTTTGATTGTTTCAACCATTGAAGAATATGGGTCTTAAGTAATAGCAGGATGTTGTCagcatataaataaattttatgtttgatttgGTTAATTTAATTGGCATTCCTTTTATAAGAGTGTTTTGACAAAATGCTTCTGCAAGGGGTTcagtaaaaatggaaaactaGGATGGAAAGAGATGTTTTTGGCTCAATATGCACAGCTCCCAGTTCCCATGGAgacaaataaagttttatcttATCATTACAAAAGAATTTGTGACAGATTCATTTTTGTGataaagctgcagtatgaaacttttatttaaaaaaaagtttttttttacatatttgttcaaatttcCACCATGTCGTGACAACATAATACATAAGCTGTGAAAAGATCGAACTCCTCCCAGTGCTACTGTTGCTGTCTTGAGAAATTCACAGCTTCAagtaaaaaacaaccaatcagagccagggggagggtcttagtgtTGTCAATTAACCTCATGTACTTGATGTGCTAAAGGTGGATGAACATCTTACTGTTTACTGTTTATCCACCGTCACCGGTGGCCAGGCTAACTAGCCTTTGGGCTCATGGCGGGCTCTGCTGTCAGGAACAAGCTGAGAGCAAGAGGGAGAGATGTGAGCAGAGTGTACACAAGCTTGATTGACAGTACTATGacaccccccaccccctttCTGCccttgattggttgtttctggttaGTGCTGGGAACACAgggaaaaggcagaggagcaaatttttttcacagattgttcATCTCATACCATAGTCATGACATTGTGgcggttttaacaaatgtgtaaaaaaaaaagattgtaaaagttacacactgcagtcTTGAGAGTTTAGTAGACTTTTGTAAAACATCAACTAATCTTGTCTCTTCTCTCCTTTGGtatacttgtttttttcttttaactaagGCTTGGTGCGCATGGAGCAAAGGAACGACACTCTTTTTGACCTGGGTTTATATGACGAGGTGCCATTGGAAACGGGAGGTGAGAAGGCGAAAAGACCCAGTGACGTCCCTACTCCTGACAACAGCTACTTGGGTAAAATACTTGTGTTTTTATCCTTATGCcagttatacattttttattagctGATTTACCTTCCATGTTGTAAATCGTAACTATTTTGAACTCTGTTTTAGGTTTCTCCATGGCCGTTGGACAAGCTTTGACCAACAAGGGTCAGCTGACGGTGGTGGCAGGAGCTCCCAGAACTAACTTCACTGGAGCTGTGATTCTGCTAAAGAAAGGCTCTACGGCTCGAGGAGACATGCTAGCGGAGTTCACGCTTGAAGGGGAGGGCCTGTCTTCCTCCTTTGGATACGATCTGACTGTACTGGATCTCAACAAGGATGGGTAAGAGTCCAGATTGACCCACAGATAGCTCACTTCTGCTCTCACTTTAATTTTGACTGTCCTCTTCTGAGTCTGTGATCTTCTTGTTCGTTAGCTGGGATGACATAGTTGTTGGAGCCCCTCAGTATTTTGAGAAGGACTCGGAAATTGGAGGAGCTGTCTATGTTTACATCAACAAGGCTGGAAAGTGGAACGAAGTCAAACCAACAAGAATAGATGGACCTGCAGATTCCATGTTTGGCCTCGCCGTGGAAAACCTTGGCGATATCAACCAGGACGGTTACCATGGTAAGGAGGCATAATTTGTGTGCCTGTATGTGTGCAGTTGTTGACGCCCTTTATGTTGTAAAGATGCTCAAGCATACTGCCTTGCTGTCAGATTTTGCAGTCGGAGCTCCTTATGAAGACAACGGGGCAGGAAAGGTCTACATTTTCCATGGATCAGCCACAGGAGGATTCAGAAAAAAAGCCACACAGGTGTGGAAACTAGTACAATCCCTTTCTAAATCTTCCAATTTGAGACTCTCCCTCAGCGTGTTGCAATGGATAATTAGGAAGAGGCCAAAACATATTTGGTGTAgatcaaactatttttaaagGACTTTTATGTAGGAATTTCCTAATTCTCATTTAAAGTTATATATATACCTAAAATCATGTCCAAATGGGCATTTTTCCAGTGGGACTGTTCTTTTTATAGATAGTTGACACAAAGctatctttctgttttttatctacATTGCACATTTTCAAGATGTCTTTGAaagattttgtcaaattaaaataaatattttaaacttttagaagacaaaatattctatttagtatttttttccccattggACACCAAATACATACATGTCTCTTTTTATCCAGTAGGTAACCCACACCTTCACAAAACTTGTGTTTTAGGTTTTGTCCAGCAAGTCGGGAGTGAGGCAGTTTGGCTATTCATTAGCAGGCAACATGGACCTGGATAAGAACTCGTATCCAGACCTGGCTGTTGGATCCCTCTCAGACTCTGTCTTTATCTATAAGTGAGAAAGTTAAAGCTGATGCACTGATGCATTGCTATGACCTAGCGCCGATTAACAATATTTACAGAGATGCTCACTGAATTGTTTCTCAACAGAACCCGACCAGTTGTTAGCATTGAGAAGGATATCACTATTACACCAAAAAAAATTGACCTCACCAAGAAGAACTGTCCTGAAGGTGTCTGGTAAGTCCGTCTGTCTCGTCTTTCAACATCATCCTAGCAAAGACCTAATAATTACTGGCAATTCTAACTTAGTTATATAAATCTAATCTGTTACAAAATTATGtactttttataaaatcttcCAGAAATACTGCTAGAAATATTACTTAGTCTTTCTTAAATTCGGTTTTGTCTCTTtccctttttcacatttctgtgttGCCACGATTGTAGATTTGTTCAAATTGACTAAATACAATCCTAAAACAAATCTCTGAACTTGTGTTTAGTAAATATGGTTTAAAACTAATAAGATGTCTATTTTCTTATAGCAAAAGATTTTGACAGGAATTCTTTTCCATGGTATTTCATGCTACTTTGTGCCAATATCTAATTTTATACCTAATATGTGCTTTTAACTTTTAGACATGTAAAAATCTGCTTAAACATAAACTTGCCAGAGATACTGTAtgtcagattttagtttaactttttGTTCTCACAGCCTGAAAGTTGAAGCATGCTTCCGCTACACTGCTGGCGCACAGAGCTCTTCTACCCCGCTGAGTGAGCAGAACctcattttcctttcaaatCATTTTGCTAAAACAGTtatctttattacattttcacaatGTAGATATCAGCAGTATGAAATGAAAAACGTGTTTGCCTCCTTGTATATTTGcaccgtttttgttttttagtcaaGCCTAAATGTTTCATTCAGCATTTCTATGGACTGGCGAGTCTTATTATGCAAGCAAACAACCGTACCTAATTACTTCTCTTCAAGAAATCACTTATGGACAACCATTTTGTCGACACGAAGCACGCCAAAAGATCGCAAACCGCAACACAGATTGGCATAATCCCTCAACCTAGAGAAATTCAAGAGCAAAGAATGTGTTGAATAGATCCCCAAGGCTTTGGGACATCAGTGAACCATAGCAGAAGCCAGGATgcacaaatgaaacaaacaggctgcacagttggtagcactgatgccttacagcaagaaggtccGGGGTTcgaacatgactgtcaggttaattagTCTCTCTAAACTCTCCTTAGGTGTGGGTGTGGGCATGCATGGTTGTTTGCCCTGTTTGTCTGACCCCTCGAGGGATAAGCgtgtaagataatggatggatggaaaaaaaaacaaaaaaaaaaaacatagaacagTACTGAATCAAGTGGCAGACCCAAACAAATTAACTACGGGAGTGCATCCATAACTTATCCAGGAAGTCACAAAAGAACCATGAACCATGATCCCATTAGTCAAGGTccatgattcaacaataagagAGACAATGACAACTATAAGAGAGTGCCAAGAGCAAAACAACATCCAAAACAACTGACCCAAAGAACCCAAAAGCCTGCATCatataaaaaaagttatatatatatatttttgatgcGTCACATCAAACATATCTTGTTGACTCCAAAGACTTTAGTGAAATTATTATCTGGTCTGACTAAACATGAGATGAACTTATTGGAAAGTAtattttctgttacattttgttacaaactaacagcatttcagaaaaaaacatcataccCACTATTAAACATAATGGTAGCAATTACCCTCCTCAGTTGTAAATTTCTTTAACTGTACAGTATTATTTTTCTGATGTTGTAAATTAGCCCTTACTGTACAGTCTATCATTcttattttgtgtgaatttgcacATAAATATCTTTTTCCTGTGCCGCATCCCCTCTTGTGTTGCATTTAGGGATGGAGTACAATTTTGAAGTGGATGCTGATCGCAAGAAAAACAATCTTGAGCCCAGGGGGGCATTTACAGATCTGGAAAATCTGTCTGCTGGGACCATTACCATGGATGCAAAAGAGCCACAAAAATGTGTCACTCGTACTCTTGTCATGAAGGTATTCATCTATGCATGTCTTTCTCTGTTGCTtatctaa includes:
- the LOC116721840 gene encoding integrin alpha-6-like isoform X1 translates to MKHLRCGEGQEGGAEPLTTFNSHPVSLVLHSAPSSPKTHLFASSGKIYTLMEGCTTRGLWLFILLLGCRRLSAFNLDTENVLQRNGDPGSLFGFSLAMHQQLRPEDKRILLVGAPQAKALNNQKSKVTGGLYKCEISPKPSDCQRIMFDNDENLSIEKKENQWMGVSVSSQGPGGKILTCAHRYQELKSQTRNILGRCYVLSQDVTLKKSMEDGVEDGGNWHFCKGRNPGHQLFGSCQQGVSVAFDMEHRYFIFGAPGAYDWKGLVRMEQRNDTLFDLGLYDEVPLETGGEKAKRPSDVPTPDNSYLGFSMAVGQALTNKGQLTVVAGAPRTNFTGAVILLKKGSTARGDMLAEFTLEGEGLSSSFGYDLTVLDLNKDGWDDIVVGAPQYFEKDSEIGGAVYVYINKAGKWNEVKPTRIDGPADSMFGLAVENLGDINQDGYHDFAVGAPYEDNGAGKVYIFHGSATGGFRKKATQVLSSKSGVRQFGYSLAGNMDLDKNSYPDLAVGSLSDSVFIYKTRPVVSIEKDITITPKKIDLTKKNCPEGVCLKVEACFRYTAGAQSSSTPLRMEYNFEVDADRKKNNLEPRGAFTDLENLSAGTITMDAKEPQKCVTRTLVMKDNIKDKLRGLPIDVSVNIQNAKRKRRQAQVAQLAPVLDPKDVEPFRSNVAFLKDGCGDDDVCASNLMLEYRYVYKDGDNVHSLEMENGVPVISLSGQKSAALEVTVTNSKGEDAYEAFVVANFPRSVTYAAYIPNAGQVSCKPNQNGSKVDCDVGNPFKRDSKTTFYILFDITNTTEVEIELKLKTTSTQQNLANVKAKAKVAITLTLSLSGQVEPSQVYYNGEAKRVTDVKAESDIGPAIKHWFTIINRGKRLKDIGQATLYIEWPKMTDKNNHLLYLMTISSTGLKEIKCFPKEEINHLGKKSVNRKRRDITKGINGTISFFTGEKKHETLSCGSGAKCVTMKCLLGDFDYKATITLSSRLWNNTFVGEYSDFNYVDVMVKASLHVNSSTKITMEEGAETQVRLSVFPERRSARYGGVAWWIIFLSILLLLLLLALLAFLLWKCGVFKKNKEGSSDKEKLTSNT
- the LOC116721840 gene encoding integrin alpha-6-like isoform X2; protein product: MEGCTTRGLWLFILLLGCRRLSAFNLDTENVLQRNGDPGSLFGFSLAMHQQLRPEDKRILLVGAPQAKALNNQKSKVTGGLYKCEISPKPSDCQRIMFDNDENLSIEKKENQWMGVSVSSQGPGGKILTCAHRYQELKSQTRNILGRCYVLSQDVTLKKSMEDGVEDGGNWHFCKGRNPGHQLFGSCQQGVSVAFDMEHRYFIFGAPGAYDWKGLVRMEQRNDTLFDLGLYDEVPLETGGEKAKRPSDVPTPDNSYLGFSMAVGQALTNKGQLTVVAGAPRTNFTGAVILLKKGSTARGDMLAEFTLEGEGLSSSFGYDLTVLDLNKDGWDDIVVGAPQYFEKDSEIGGAVYVYINKAGKWNEVKPTRIDGPADSMFGLAVENLGDINQDGYHDFAVGAPYEDNGAGKVYIFHGSATGGFRKKATQVLSSKSGVRQFGYSLAGNMDLDKNSYPDLAVGSLSDSVFIYKTRPVVSIEKDITITPKKIDLTKKNCPEGVCLKVEACFRYTAGAQSSSTPLRMEYNFEVDADRKKNNLEPRGAFTDLENLSAGTITMDAKEPQKCVTRTLVMKDNIKDKLRGLPIDVSVNIQNAKRKRRQAQVAQLAPVLDPKDVEPFRSNVAFLKDGCGDDDVCASNLMLEYRYVYKDGDNVHSLEMENGVPVISLSGQKSAALEVTVTNSKGEDAYEAFVVANFPRSVTYAAYIPNAGQVSCKPNQNGSKVDCDVGNPFKRDSKTTFYILFDITNTTEVEIELKLKTTSTQQNLANVKAKAKVAITLTLSLSGQVEPSQVYYNGEAKRVTDVKAESDIGPAIKHWFTIINRGKRLKDIGQATLYIEWPKMTDKNNHLLYLMTISSTGLKEIKCFPKEEINHLGKEDIIRKP